One window of the Leclercia sp. LSNIH1 genome contains the following:
- a CDS encoding lytic transglycosylase domain-containing protein, which translates to MSKHPKLLVLALACLACAGRASAAPASDEVARLAQRCAPDVSPLTMAYIVGHESSNGPYRININGSIQLKQQPRTEAEAVSVAKVLLKDNKSFDMGLAQINSNNLVGLGLSVDDIFKPCINLRASQTILKACYDSALKSYPAGQVALRHALSCYNTGSLTNGISNGYVTKVINVARQSTDLKIPTLLPDGQTSEDSTATEPQQAKSTAPQYDGEQDVFGSGDGDAFSRNNTDAFLTRQETAKGE; encoded by the coding sequence ATGAGTAAACATCCAAAACTCCTGGTTCTCGCTCTGGCCTGCCTTGCTTGTGCTGGCCGTGCCAGTGCTGCGCCTGCCTCCGATGAAGTTGCCAGGCTTGCGCAGAGATGTGCGCCTGATGTTTCACCCTTAACGATGGCGTACATCGTCGGCCATGAGTCCTCAAATGGGCCGTACAGGATCAATATTAACGGTAGTATTCAGTTAAAACAGCAACCGCGTACTGAAGCTGAGGCCGTCAGCGTTGCGAAAGTTCTGCTGAAGGATAATAAAAGTTTTGATATGGGCCTTGCACAAATTAACTCAAATAATTTAGTGGGCCTGGGTCTTTCGGTTGACGATATTTTCAAACCCTGCATCAACCTGCGGGCGAGCCAGACCATCCTTAAAGCCTGTTATGATAGCGCCCTGAAATCCTACCCAGCCGGGCAGGTTGCGCTGAGACACGCGCTTTCCTGCTACAACACCGGCTCACTCACAAACGGGATTTCTAACGGGTATGTCACGAAAGTTATCAACGTGGCGCGTCAATCAACTGATTTGAAAATCCCTACGCTGCTACCTGACGGCCAGACCAGTGAGGACAGCACCGCGACTGAGCCTCAGCAGGCAAAAAGTACGGCGCCGCAGTATGACGGTGAACAAGATGTTTTTGGTTCGGGTGATGGCGATGCCTTCAGCCGAAATAATACGGATGCCTTTTTAACCAGACAGGAAACAGCGAAGGGGGAATGA
- the korA gene encoding transcriptional repressor KorA, whose translation MERLYLVLQSQILELFEAGKVKEVTIERVSLKKWYPVFQIDDEQLGQIACSIRVNKEHELRTWADLRLLAEFLKDKCGVEECRLNLQSTEDSE comes from the coding sequence ATGGAACGTTTGTACCTTGTATTGCAATCACAGATCCTGGAGCTATTTGAAGCAGGAAAAGTGAAGGAGGTAACGATAGAACGGGTTTCATTAAAGAAGTGGTATCCCGTTTTTCAGATAGACGATGAACAGCTGGGCCAGATCGCATGTTCCATTAGGGTTAACAAAGAGCATGAGCTACGAACCTGGGCTGATTTAAGGCTACTGGCAGAGTTTTTGAAAGATAAGTGTGGCGTTGAAGAATGCCGGTTAAATCTGCAATCAACAGAAGATAGTGAGTAA
- a CDS encoding VirB3 family type IV secretion system protein translates to MFVDGKRPLFKGATRLPRALGVPRNVAMMIFMISASLFMIIHMWAILVFVFLWIPSAALTKYDDRMFRIMGLWLKTKFSNWFDSPFKQWGGSSYSSVDYKRKGLK, encoded by the coding sequence ATGTTCGTTGACGGGAAAAGACCGCTTTTCAAAGGTGCGACTCGCTTACCTCGCGCGCTGGGTGTACCACGTAATGTAGCTATGATGATATTCATGATTTCTGCCTCGCTTTTTATGATTATTCATATGTGGGCGATTCTGGTGTTCGTCTTTTTGTGGATTCCTTCAGCTGCATTAACAAAATATGACGACCGCATGTTTCGAATTATGGGCCTGTGGTTGAAAACCAAATTCAGTAATTGGTTTGATTCTCCGTTTAAGCAGTGGGGAGGATCGTCTTATTCCTCTGTTGACTACAAACGTAAGGGTTTAAAATAA